Proteins encoded within one genomic window of Spiroplasma sabaudiense Ar-1343:
- a CDS encoding thymidine phosphorylase, producing MNFAELINKKKKGLALSKEEIDYLIAGFVSNEIKDYQMSAMSMAIYFKGMNSLETSNLTGAMVNSGKTYDLKAVSGFKVDKHSTGGVGDKTSLIYAPLVASFGLKVAKLSGRGLGQTGGTIDKLESCPGWTGEVSEAKFEEIVNKVGMSIISQSGEIVPADKKLYALRDVTGTVDSIPLIASSIMSKKLAIAGNGIILDVKMGSGAFMETIEQATLLAQTMVEIGKNHNRNIAAMITDMDKPLGRQIGNANEVREAYETLLGKGPADLVELTETAVGITLLQAKLFKDLPAAKLAARQRLVSGEAAPILKQFINAQGGDFGVIENYDKNFITKNKIEVLASKSGNVRYCDTDRLGLLAMKIGAGRATKEDSIDYAAGISLNKGSGEYVKAGEVVMTLMTNKPIVSDFTASAEMTFEIVDKEFHEPVIIKIISDLKID from the coding sequence ATGAATTTTGCAGAATTAATAAATAAAAAGAAAAAAGGCCTGGCTTTAAGCAAAGAAGAAATTGATTACTTAATTGCCGGTTTTGTAAGTAACGAAATTAAAGATTATCAAATGAGCGCTATGTCAATGGCTATTTATTTTAAGGGAATGAATTCTTTGGAAACATCAAACCTTACTGGCGCAATGGTCAATAGTGGTAAAACTTATGACTTGAAAGCAGTTTCAGGCTTCAAAGTTGATAAACACTCAACTGGAGGGGTTGGAGATAAGACCTCACTAATTTATGCCCCGTTAGTGGCAAGTTTTGGATTGAAAGTGGCTAAACTTTCTGGAAGAGGCTTAGGACAAACCGGGGGAACAATTGATAAGTTAGAGTCTTGTCCTGGTTGAACAGGAGAGGTGAGCGAAGCTAAATTTGAAGAGATTGTTAATAAAGTGGGAATGAGCATAATTTCACAATCTGGGGAAATTGTGCCAGCAGATAAAAAACTTTATGCCCTAAGAGATGTAACTGGGACAGTTGACTCAATTCCACTAATCGCCTCAAGCATTATGTCTAAAAAACTTGCAATTGCAGGAAATGGAATCATTTTGGATGTTAAAATGGGTAGTGGTGCTTTTATGGAAACAATCGAACAAGCAACATTGCTAGCTCAAACAATGGTAGAAATTGGTAAAAATCATAACCGAAATATTGCCGCAATGATTACTGACATGGATAAGCCATTGGGACGTCAAATCGGGAATGCTAACGAGGTTCGTGAGGCTTATGAAACTTTACTTGGTAAAGGTCCAGCAGACTTAGTAGAGTTAACTGAGACAGCTGTGGGAATTACTTTATTGCAAGCAAAACTTTTTAAAGACTTACCAGCAGCTAAATTAGCAGCTCGTCAACGACTAGTCAGTGGGGAAGCGGCTCCAATCTTAAAACAGTTTATTAATGCTCAAGGTGGAGATTTTGGGGTAATTGAAAATTATGATAAAAATTTCATAACCAAAAATAAAATCGAAGTTTTGGCGTCAAAATCAGGTAATGTTCGCTATTGTGATACAGATCGCCTAGGGCTGTTAGCTATGAAAATCGGTGCAGGTAGGGCAACCAAAGAAGATAGCATTGATTATGCAGCGGGAATTAGTCTAAATAAGGGCTCAGGAGAGTATGTAAAAGCTGGAGAGGTTGTAATGACACTTATGACAAACAAACCGATTGTCAGTGATTTTACAGCCAGTGCTGAAATGACATTTGAAATTGTTGACAAAGAGTTTCATGAACCAGTGATTATTAAGATTATAAGTGACTTAAAAATTGATTAG
- a CDS encoding lysophospholipid acyltransferase family protein, whose protein sequence is MKEKQKLELEIEESKVTTNELVEAQTDSKSKKSKAEKKAKKDDQGSKNFNKWKLFLIWFIVLMNFRKAKKMARRIKRDPNSYSEEYRYHWVKKIARRMLWLLDVKIQVVDIENWLDRGVILAPNHQSNFDPVALIAINDFSRQQPLAFIAKQELWNDKTFGRFVKLIDAIPLDRQNPRSALNAFKEGKELLNQYHRSLVVFPEGTRSSTQEVGEFQGASMKIAQSAYVPIIPVTIIDSHYVFAKQRPKKLTIKVVFGKPMLPEKFISIKTDILTNNVRKEVIKNMDKYQNFETTSPAKKKEKKKK, encoded by the coding sequence ATGAAAGAAAAACAGAAATTAGAGCTTGAAATTGAAGAGTCAAAAGTTACTACCAATGAATTGGTAGAGGCTCAAACTGATTCAAAATCAAAAAAAAGTAAGGCCGAAAAGAAAGCCAAAAAAGATGACCAAGGCTCAAAAAACTTCAACAAATGAAAGTTGTTTCTAATTTGATTTATAGTTTTAATGAATTTTAGAAAAGCTAAAAAAATGGCTCGTAGAATTAAACGAGACCCTAACTCTTATAGTGAAGAATATCGTTATCACTGGGTTAAAAAAATTGCCCGACGAATGTTATGACTTCTTGATGTTAAAATCCAAGTGGTTGATATTGAAAATTGACTAGATCGCGGAGTTATTTTAGCACCAAATCATCAGTCAAATTTTGATCCAGTTGCTTTGATTGCAATAAATGATTTTAGTCGTCAACAGCCATTAGCATTCATCGCAAAACAAGAATTGTGAAATGATAAAACTTTTGGTCGTTTCGTTAAATTAATAGATGCAATTCCATTAGACCGTCAAAATCCACGAAGCGCTTTAAATGCCTTTAAAGAGGGTAAAGAACTATTAAATCAATACCATAGAAGTTTGGTAGTTTTTCCCGAGGGAACTAGAAGTTCAACCCAAGAAGTTGGAGAATTCCAAGGGGCAAGTATGAAAATTGCTCAATCAGCGTATGTTCCAATTATTCCAGTAACAATTATTGATTCGCACTACGTCTTTGCTAAGCAAAGGCCAAAAAAATTAACAATTAAGGTTGTTTTTGGTAAACCGATGCTACCTGAAAAATTCATATCAATTAAAACTGATATCTTAACAAATAACGTCCGCAAAGAAGTTATAAAAAATATGGATAAATACCAGAATTTTGAAACAACTTCACCAGCTAAGAAAAAAGAAAAAAAGAAAAAATAA
- a CDS encoding dihydrofolate reductase, whose protein sequence is MIKLIWAQTKSGIIGKDNKLPWKISQEMAFFKAMTINKAILMGRKTFEAIGSKALPDRQNFVLSSQNTSNSDNLEWIKDVNELIQKYKNNNKEDLMVIGGSQVYKLLFPFADELIVSIIKKDYDGDTKFPDLSFSDFRVYSEEEYDDFIVKKYERIF, encoded by the coding sequence ATGATTAAACTAATTTGGGCTCAAACTAAGTCAGGAATTATTGGTAAGGATAATAAATTGCCTTGAAAAATTAGTCAGGAAATGGCTTTTTTTAAAGCAATGACAATAAATAAAGCAATTTTGATGGGAAGAAAGACCTTTGAAGCGATTGGATCTAAAGCATTACCAGACCGCCAAAACTTTGTCTTAAGTTCGCAAAACACCTCTAACAGTGATAATCTGGAATGAATCAAAGATGTAAATGAATTGATTCAAAAATACAAAAATAACAATAAAGAAGATTTGATGGTAATCGGAGGTTCTCAAGTATATAAATTACTTTTTCCTTTTGCAGATGAGCTAATTGTAAGTATAATAAAGAAAGATTACGATGGAGATACAAAATTTCCGGATTTAAGTTTTTCGGATTTTAGAGTTTACTCTGAGGAAGAATATGATGATTTTATCGTCAAGAAATATGAAAGGATTTTCTAA
- a CDS encoding thymidylate synthase — protein sequence MKQYFSLVKTVLEQGQEKNDRTNTGTISYFGTQHRFDLSDGFPILTTKKVYFKAIVVELLWFISGDTNIKYLVDRKVNIWNEWPYENYKKTEDFQGETLEQFIEKIRFDSDFAQKHGDLGPVYGKQWRNFNGVDQLKELICNLKNNPDSRRHLISSWNPAEINHMALPPCHSLFQFYVTPDGRLNLQLYQRSGDVFLGIPFNISSYALLLILIAREVELTPGEFIHTIGDAHIYKNHLEQIEMQLLRKPKKLPQLVILDQSKSIFDLDPNDISLENYNPDPAIKGKVAV from the coding sequence ATGAAGCAATATTTTAGTTTAGTTAAAACAGTTTTAGAACAAGGTCAAGAAAAAAATGATCGTACAAACACAGGGACTATTTCTTATTTTGGAACCCAGCATCGTTTTGATTTAAGCGACGGCTTTCCGATTCTAACAACTAAAAAAGTTTATTTCAAAGCAATCGTTGTTGAATTATTATGATTTATTTCAGGGGATACTAATATTAAATACTTAGTGGATCGTAAAGTTAACATTTGAAACGAATGGCCCTATGAAAATTATAAAAAAACCGAAGATTTTCAAGGCGAAACCCTGGAGCAATTTATTGAAAAAATTCGCTTTGACAGCGACTTTGCACAAAAGCATGGTGATTTGGGTCCTGTTTATGGAAAACAGTGAAGAAATTTTAATGGAGTTGACCAACTAAAGGAATTAATTTGTAATCTAAAAAATAATCCTGATTCTCGTAGGCACTTGATATCTTCATGAAACCCCGCAGAAATTAATCATATGGCACTACCACCATGTCATAGTTTATTTCAGTTTTATGTAACCCCTGACGGTCGTTTAAATTTGCAATTATATCAACGAAGCGGCGATGTTTTTTTGGGAATCCCTTTTAATATTTCAAGTTATGCGCTTTTATTAATTTTAATTGCAAGAGAAGTTGAATTAACTCCTGGAGAATTTATTCACACAATTGGGGATGCACATATTTATAAAAATCACCTCGAACAAATTGAAATGCAGTTATTGCGAAAACCAAAGAAATTGCCTCAATTGGTAATTCTAGATCAGTCTAAATCAATTTTTGACTTAGATCCCAATGACATTAGTTTGGAAAATTACAATCCAGATCCTGCAATTAAGGGGAAGGTGGCCGTCTAA
- a CDS encoding holo-ACP synthase, which produces MQKIGIDIVEVKRIKLKNRIVELILHCAEIEIFKSKSNKRSQKEFLAGRWAAKEALIKTLSQPVAMNNINIAYQNQQPVFENKEFSNYLVSISHEKKYAIAVVIG; this is translated from the coding sequence ATGCAAAAAATTGGAATTGACATTGTAGAAGTGAAACGAATAAAATTAAAGAACCGAATAGTTGAACTTATCTTGCATTGTGCAGAAATAGAGATTTTTAAATCAAAGTCAAATAAGCGTTCTCAGAAGGAATTTTTGGCAGGGCGATGAGCCGCTAAAGAAGCATTGATAAAAACTTTGTCTCAACCAGTCGCAATGAATAATATCAATATTGCTTATCAAAATCAACAACCCGTTTTTGAAAATAAGGAATTTTCAAATTATCTAGTTTCTATTAGCCATGAGAAAAAGTATGCCATTGCCGTTGTTATTGGTTAA
- a CDS encoding AI-2E family transporter, producing the protein MLINIGPWWLYDLLIFTVLIAFTIWGMKRGAWVMVYFGGVNIFAAILIIFLVPVITSATVSLILPIFNLDFLKDLISSFNEVIQSTFAKILGIFGSSTEGLIINTDALTESFLTSVIAVVLNFFYQATFLITINLIAIILYFTFLKKRLISIKINSHVNILLGTTFGLIMGLFAAFGIFSFASNPLFKTESHRIVDQNINTSDLNFENFKKVVENGNSYMRRAPSSYAYRFLPKYGFYYNTECISKFVVIPMLTIYEFSQNNPETATNEAIDFINNLYVDNYSTNNYFKTDVINCSLSMPPQSQNLFRVVTEGSFAAAALADSLSKIETSDSLKDNETTQFNFSYGSFTDLKLQLETFMQQHQLTQMGRRDFSRFYKENPTATDNEFIKVADLIAADNVASGRTNHVVDVLKSGEKTYTFFKNIYLVNQLNQEFGTASFLPAFYSSLGLIAGLELVSTSNVINPFTGIDYHHQIKYNFSDWAKIVDYA; encoded by the coding sequence ATGTTAATAAATATTGGCCCGTGATGATTATATGATCTGTTAATTTTTACAGTTTTGATTGCCTTTACAATTTGAGGAATGAAAAGGGGCGCTTGAGTAATGGTTTACTTTGGTGGAGTTAATATTTTCGCAGCCATTTTAATCATATTCCTAGTTCCAGTCATTACTTCAGCCACGGTTTCTTTAATTTTACCAATCTTTAATTTGGATTTTTTAAAGGATTTAATTTCTAGTTTCAACGAAGTAATTCAAAGTACATTTGCAAAAATTTTAGGAATTTTTGGTTCTAGTACTGAAGGCTTAATCATAAATACAGATGCGCTTACAGAAAGTTTTTTGACTTCGGTAATTGCAGTTGTTCTCAACTTTTTCTATCAAGCAACTTTCCTAATTACAATTAATTTAATTGCAATTATCTTATATTTTACTTTTTTGAAAAAACGTCTAATAAGCATTAAAATTAACTCCCATGTCAATATTTTATTAGGAACCACCTTTGGTCTAATTATGGGCTTATTTGCTGCTTTTGGAATTTTTAGCTTTGCTTCAAATCCGCTTTTCAAAACCGAAAGTCATCGAATCGTTGACCAAAATATTAATACTTCAGATTTGAATTTTGAAAATTTTAAAAAAGTTGTTGAAAATGGTAATAGTTATATGCGCCGTGCTCCTTCAAGCTATGCTTATCGCTTTTTACCTAAATACGGTTTTTATTATAATACTGAATGTATTTCAAAATTTGTTGTAATTCCGATGCTTACAATTTACGAATTTAGCCAAAATAACCCAGAAACTGCCACAAACGAAGCAATTGACTTTATCAACAATTTATATGTTGATAATTATTCAACAAACAATTATTTTAAAACTGATGTCATTAATTGTAGTTTGTCAATGCCACCACAGTCCCAAAATCTTTTTAGAGTTGTCACTGAGGGTTCTTTTGCAGCAGCAGCACTTGCAGATTCGCTATCAAAAATTGAAACTTCTGACTCTTTAAAAGACAATGAAACTACTCAATTTAATTTTTCGTATGGTAGTTTTACTGATTTAAAATTACAATTAGAAACTTTCATGCAACAACACCAATTAACTCAGATGGGGAGAAGGGATTTTTCTAGATTTTATAAAGAAAACCCAACTGCAACAGATAACGAATTTATTAAAGTCGCAGATTTAATTGCAGCTGACAATGTTGCTTCGGGCCGCACCAACCACGTTGTTGATGTATTGAAAAGCGGAGAGAAAACTTATACATTTTTTAAAAATATTTATTTGGTTAATCAACTAAATCAGGAATTTGGGACAGCAAGTTTTTTACCAGCATTTTACTCAAGTTTAGGTCTTATTGCTGGCTTGGAACTTGTTAGCACCAGTAATGTAATAAACCCATTCACTGGAATCGACTACCATCATCAAATTAAGTACAATTTTTCAGATTGAGCTAAAATTGTTGATTATGCTTAA
- the rnhC gene encoding ribonuclease HIII, whose amino-acid sequence MDKANIFLDEKILIGTDEVGVGDFFGPLVVVACRVNIDDFVDKKILAQINDSKQLSDSKIYNIFEAIKEQVKYSVVIIENEKYNKIYDQVQNSHILKALGHNKALINLISNNPDFKNDKIVIDEFVNSKKYFSYLEKIKEPYIFQNITFCQKAESKYLAVACASIIARWHFLEKIKELETELKITLPLGASNDVKTLVRQYKKIHPDKAKTFIKMHFKDS is encoded by the coding sequence GTGGATAAAGCAAATATTTTTCTTGATGAAAAGATTTTAATCGGAACCGATGAGGTCGGTGTGGGCGATTTTTTTGGCCCGCTAGTTGTTGTTGCTTGTCGAGTAAATATTGATGACTTTGTTGATAAAAAAATACTAGCACAAATTAATGACAGCAAGCAATTAAGCGATTCTAAGATTTATAATATCTTTGAAGCGATTAAAGAACAAGTTAAATATAGTGTTGTTATTATTGAAAATGAAAAATATAACAAAATTTATGACCAAGTTCAAAATAGTCATATTCTCAAAGCCCTAGGTCACAATAAAGCCTTAATAAATTTAATTTCAAACAATCCTGACTTTAAAAACGATAAAATAGTCATTGATGAATTTGTTAATTCAAAAAAATATTTTAGCTATCTTGAAAAAATTAAGGAACCCTATATTTTTCAAAATATTACTTTTTGCCAGAAAGCCGAAAGTAAATATTTGGCAGTTGCTTGTGCTAGCATTATTGCTCGCTGACACTTTTTAGAAAAAATTAAAGAACTTGAAACGGAACTAAAAATTACCCTTCCCCTAGGCGCAAGTAATGATGTCAAAACCTTAGTCCGTCAATATAAAAAAATACATCCCGATAAAGCAAAAACTTTTATCAAAATGCATTTTAAAGATTCTTAA
- a CDS encoding deoxycytidylate deaminase, producing the protein MAIAELNAMRSKDPQTQVGCVVVNNLNKIISSGYNGFPRGISNDDYPWERNSSDEFQNKYPYIVHAEMNAIVSSRDDLSGCDIYTTLFPCHQCTKVIIQAGIRHVYFGSNKYDGTPDNIAAKKMLTDVNITFSQKPPIKVKLIKNL; encoded by the coding sequence ATGGCAATTGCTGAATTAAATGCAATGCGAAGTAAAGATCCTCAAACTCAAGTTGGTTGTGTTGTTGTAAATAATTTGAATAAGATTATTAGTTCAGGCTATAATGGCTTTCCCAGGGGCATTTCAAATGATGATTATCCCTGGGAACGAAATAGTTCAGATGAATTCCAAAATAAGTATCCCTATATTGTTCATGCTGAAATGAATGCAATTGTATCATCTCGTGATGACCTTTCTGGTTGTGATATTTATACAACTTTATTTCCTTGTCATCAGTGTACCAAGGTTATTATTCAAGCGGGAATTCGCCATGTTTACTTTGGTTCGAACAAATATGATGGAACCCCAGACAACATTGCTGCCAAAAAAATGTTAACAGATGTTAACATTACGTTTTCTCAAAAACCTCCTATAAAAGTTAAATTAATTAAGAATCTTTAA
- a CDS encoding RluA family pseudouridine synthase: protein MEKIILLVKETERLDKFLFTSCQEEFDFSRSYLQKLITDNLVEVNGEVKPARYKLKPQDEVKLLIPEIKPSEIKPEKLDIPIIYEDSDIIVVNKPNDMVVHPALGNLSGTLVNGLMHQIKDLSTIGGVQRPGIVHRLDKQTTGLLVVAKTDKAHKNLTEMLKNREIRKEYLGIVQGVILENEGIIDAPIGRHPVDRKKMAVIDKNSKYAKTTFKVLERFEKATLISCVIETGRTHQIRVHFNFIKHPIVGDQVYGFLSDKKSSFGQYLHAAKLEFNHPITNKKMFFEVEPPEQFNDKIIELRKFN, encoded by the coding sequence TTGGAAAAGATAATTTTACTTGTGAAAGAGACTGAAAGATTAGATAAATTTTTGTTTACGAGCTGCCAAGAGGAGTTCGATTTTTCGCGTTCTTATTTACAAAAATTAATTACAGATAACTTAGTTGAGGTAAACGGAGAAGTTAAGCCTGCGCGCTATAAATTAAAGCCTCAAGATGAAGTTAAGCTATTGATTCCAGAAATCAAGCCATCAGAAATCAAACCTGAAAAATTAGACATTCCAATAATTTATGAGGATAGTGACATTATTGTGGTTAATAAACCCAATGATATGGTCGTTCATCCAGCATTGGGAAATTTATCTGGTACTCTGGTAAATGGCTTAATGCATCAAATTAAGGACTTATCAACAATTGGGGGAGTCCAAAGACCAGGAATTGTTCATCGACTTGATAAGCAAACCACAGGACTTCTTGTAGTTGCCAAAACTGACAAGGCTCATAAGAATTTGACTGAGATGCTAAAAAATCGCGAAATTAGAAAAGAGTATCTTGGTATTGTTCAAGGAGTCATTTTAGAAAACGAAGGAATTATTGACGCCCCAATTGGTCGTCACCCTGTTGATCGTAAAAAAATGGCAGTTATTGACAAAAATAGTAAATATGCTAAAACTACTTTTAAGGTTTTAGAGCGTTTTGAAAAAGCAACTTTAATTAGTTGTGTTATTGAAACGGGCCGTACACATCAAATAAGAGTTCACTTTAATTTCATCAAGCATCCGATTGTTGGAGACCAAGTTTATGGATTTTTAAGCGATAAGAAGTCTTCGTTTGGGCAATATTTGCACGCTGCTAAATTAGAATTTAACCATCCAATCACAAATAAAAAAATGTTTTTTGAAGTTGAGCCACCAGAACAATTTAATGATAAAATAATAGAGTTAAGAAAGTTTAATTAG
- a CDS encoding signal peptidase II: MSKWSSFKKFLKEYDYNWKFKLLVCLPLFSALVAIDWITKGIVVSTMTFGEKKQMWPGFLNLHYTINPGAAYGMNANNLALAVSIATIVTILMSLFFVFINDRVWLVGITILLSGSWANLLGRAWAPTIPATSGYPAIVGGVVDFLVWDFSFLGSSNYIFNIADLWVNISVVYLIVVALPFTIVKYVKEAKAAKNIEADFDGRELLKQKLPENPDPKNKPTLKEKEGDLKNKTKKSKEG, translated from the coding sequence ATGTCTAAATGAAGTTCATTTAAGAAATTTTTAAAAGAATATGACTATAATTGAAAATTCAAACTTTTAGTTTGCCTACCATTGTTTTCGGCTTTAGTTGCAATTGATTGAATAACTAAAGGGATTGTGGTTTCAACTATGACTTTTGGTGAAAAAAAGCAAATGTGACCAGGGTTTTTAAATTTACATTACACAATTAACCCGGGGGCTGCTTATGGAATGAATGCTAACAATCTGGCTTTAGCTGTAAGCATTGCAACCATTGTAACGATATTAATGTCTTTATTTTTTGTCTTTATAAATGATCGAGTTTGACTAGTGGGAATAACAATTCTATTATCTGGTAGTTGAGCTAATTTATTGGGACGAGCATGAGCACCAACAATTCCAGCAACTTCAGGTTATCCAGCAATTGTTGGAGGAGTTGTGGACTTTCTAGTTTGAGACTTTAGCTTTTTGGGAAGTTCAAATTATATATTTAATATTGCTGATTTATGAGTCAATATCTCAGTTGTTTACTTGATTGTCGTTGCTTTACCATTTACAATTGTAAAGTATGTTAAAGAAGCGAAGGCGGCCAAAAATATTGAAGCTGATTTTGACGGACGAGAGTTACTCAAACAAAAACTACCAGAAAATCCAGATCCCAAAAATAAGCCAACTTTAAAAGAAAAAGAAGGCGATTTGAAAAATAAAACCAAAAAAAGCAAGGAAGGTTAG